The Candidatus Hydrogenedentota bacterium region TGCACAATCGCACCCGGCGCGGTGCTGGAACAATCCGCCGTGGGGGATGGGGCGCGCATTACGCACCCCATCCGTCTGCAACGGTGTGTTGTGTTGCCGGGGGCCGTGGTGGAATCAGAGGCCGACCTGTGCGATGCCGTGATCGCGTCGGGTCTCATTGCCCGCTGAACGGAGAGCGGACCGATCCGACGGATCGGATCGGCGGAGCGGCCACCAGGCCTTCGTTGTCAACGGTCAACGGTCAAGCGACCACCCCACGCCTTCCCGCCTCGCGGACTCCCGCAATTTTTCCAGGCCCCGCCGCACCGACCGGTAGGCGGCGGAACTGCTGCACCCCATCCTCAGGCCAATCTCCGCGTAGGTCAGGTCTTCGAAGTAGTACAGCTCGATGGCCCGCCGCTGCTTCTCCCTGAGACGCCAGCGCATTTGCCAGCGCACCCAGTTCAGCAGCCGCTCTTTTTCCTCGCCCCAGGCCAGCCCGGCCGCGATGCTTTGCTCGTCCTCATTCCAGGGACTCTCCTCGTTGGTGAAGCCCGCCATGGCCGAGGGGCCACAATTGACCTTGAAGCGGTCCGCATAGTTGCGTTTTTCCATGATATGCCTTCCTTTGGGTTGAGCGTCCGCCGCCGGACGCCTCTTGCGCGTTGGTGTGGAAGGCAGGGTAGGGGAGGCGGG contains the following coding sequences:
- a CDS encoding sigma-70 family RNA polymerase sigma factor, giving the protein MEKRNYADRFKVNCGPSAMAGFTNEESPWNEDEQSIAAGLAWGEEKERLLNWVRWQMRWRLREKQRRAIELYYFEDLTYAEIGLRMGCSSSAAYRSVRRGLEKLRESARREGVGWSLDR